From the genome of Apium graveolens cultivar Ventura unplaced genomic scaffold, ASM990537v1 ctg4413, whole genome shotgun sequence:
agtGTTGTGACTAGGCAAACTTATTTGCAactttaaaatttaataattacgATCCATTTTTTATTACTTAAGAACAAGTTTTTAATCAAGTGCAAGAAAAAgtaatttcaattatttttcataATAATAAAAAAAGGTTACATTTATTACTTTTAATGGTTACAAATATTTTCCATAAGATATTAATATCATAAAAAAACttagaatttttataaatttctttttatcTTTTAATCAAATATGTTTAAAAATTGCCCATCCATATAATCCATATTATTGAATAGATGCATACAAGACTATAAAGATAAGTTATTGACGTTGTATCACTATTAGTTTCATAAAAAGAATACTATAACATTTTTTTAAGTCATCAATTAGAATATATGATAAAAATTGTAAATAATAACAATTGAGATGATATTAAAAAAGTAGTAAATATGTTAAAtaagaaaaattaaaattattatttaggaatttataaaaatCAGTAAAATGTACGGGAGTTTCAATTTTGTAACCGTAACCAATACATAATTAACTATATGTCATTCATTTACTCAACTTTTGTCCGTAAACGGAATACATTTACTCAGTTTTATCTGTAAACAGAATACATGTGAGcgttgggcattgaagaagtgaGTTGGAGGATAGAGATAAGTTCATACATTTGTCTGTTTCAGACGTGGAATGTGTCAATACGTGTCACTATTTAATCATACTGCCACGCACCTAGTTAGCTGACATACACAACTTGCATTTCATCTTAAATCGATGTTTTCAACTCTTTAGAGTGGCATGACTACTGCAGTTAGTACCCGGAGTTAATTAAAGAGACATTCACATTTAACTATGGTTCATTCAATCAATCCCCTGGCATCCCCATCAAGGTATTACTATCACTTTTGTTACTCTATCGATTTGTATATCAATTCATTTGTTACTCATAAATTTTATCTTGGTGTTCCACCGTTGCTCATTGTAAGAATAGGTTCTTAGTATTGTCAATAAAGTCGACAGATTCAATAAGTACATCCATCATTTTTCCCTTTTTCATCATTGAATTTAGAAAACATtcatttattaatattaattaataatagaaattaataaaattctatatatatatatatatagaaataaTATGGAATGTAGGATTCTTTCGGGGAGTGGTGCGTCAGAAAAGAAAAAAACACGGGGGGCTTCCACTACGGAAAttaagaaacaaaaaaaaaagagaagTAGGATCAAGAAGTTCTCGAAAAAAATTCTATTCCTATAAGAAGTTCGTTCGGGGACAAGTAGAATCTATTCATCACGTTTTTGATTCAATTTCTTAAATCTATATCTATGTCTAATTGATAGGTGTACATGTATCAATCAAACGAATTTATTTTTGATCGGTTTTGAAACAATTCATTGCTACataaattaaattatattattattcaaGAATAAGCCACTAGCCACTATGAAGGTACTGTCTGGACTtatgtatatatacttaaatatataatatatgcACATGGATCCGTTTTATCCATATTCATAGAGTTACTAATTCAGGAATTGAATCAAAAGGGCCCTTTTAACATAGAGTAACGCCATGGTAAGGCGTAAGTCATCGGTTCAAATCTGATAAGGGGCTTTGGCTTTTTCATAAAACTACAGTCGTAGTATTCATATTTGAAACAAGAATTGAGAGATTTTAAATAGAACAAACAAAATAAAAAGTAACCCGCGGTATAATAAAAAAATAGTTTATCATCCTACTAAATTAGAATTTATTAGAGTATAGGAGTTTAGTGAATAGGTAGAAAGTTGAATATATAGGAGTTTCTTTTTTCAGTAAATTCTAATTCAGTAGGATGATAAGTCGTCAGGATGATAAGTCGTCTCTGGAATTACCAAACTTTCCTTTTTCCGTTTTGCTAATCAAATGCATTGTAAAGATTacaaatcaacaaaataaaaattaagtgGACCTGACCCATTGAATCATGACTAGATCCGCTATTCTGATATTAAAATTCGATAGAGACAAAATTGGAACAAGTTAACcccttttttattttattttggcTCCGCAAGAATTTGTCGATATTTCCAATTCAATCTTAGTGTTCCTAGATATTCCATAGGAAAAAATAGTTATTTCGTTCCTCCATAGATAAACTTTTATTCCAAGTCACAACATAAGAGCCCTTCTTTGATTACAGACTTTTATCTTTATCAAGGTTCATTCCTATCTAGATAAGATTTATAATAAGATTTATTTATTTAGATGTATATCTATCAAATTGCAGCTTAATGTACGAAACATTTATATTGTATCCGATATTTTTGTCCCGACCGCGTCGTGTAGAATTTATACGAGAAAAATACTTTCATTTCCAGTATCCTTCTTTTTTCTTTAAATTTAATACAATATAAAAAAAGAAGGAATAATCAAAAAAAGTTCGTGTATTTACCTAGGTGAATTTATGGGACAATAAAAAAAATTTATCTTCGAAACCCCATTGAAAGGGGGAGTTTACGATAAATCAAATCATACAGAAATGATCGAATCGGTGGACAGCCCAAAAATGCTATGAGGTGTTCGGAAATGGTCGAAGTAGTTGAATAGGAGGATTACTATGATTATAGCCCTTGGGAAATTTACCAAAGAAGAAAAAGATTTATTTGATGTTATGGAAGACTGGTTACGGAGGGACCAGTTTCGTTTTTTAGGATGGTCCAGTCTATTGCTCTTTCCTTGTGCCTATTTCGCTTTAGGAGGCTGGTTCACAGGTACAACCTTTGTAACTTCGTGGTATACCCATGGATTGGCCAGTTCCTATTTGGAAGGCTGCAATTTCTTAACTGCCGCAGTTTCTACTCCTGCTAATAGTTTAGCACATTCTTTGTTGTTACTATGGGGTCTTGAAGCACAAGAGAATTTTACTCGTTGGTGTCAATTAGGTGGTCTGTGGACTTTTGTTGCCCTCCACGGTGCTTTCGGACTAATAGGCTTCATGTTACGTCAATTCGAACTTGCTCGATCTGTTCAATTACGACCTTATAATGCAATCGCGTTCTCTGGTCCAATTGCCGTTTTTGTTTCGGTATTCCTGATTTATCCACTAGGGCAATCTGGTTGGTTCTTCGCGCCTAGTTTTGGTGTAGCAGCTATATTTCGATTCATCCTCTTTTTTCAAGGATTTCATAATTGGACCTTAAACTCATTTCATATGATGGGAGTTGCGGGGGTATTGGGCGCTGCTTTGCTATGCGCTATTCATGGTGCTACTGTAGAAAATACTTTATTTGAAGATGGTGATGGTGCAAAAACATTCCGTGCTTTTAACCCGACTCAAGCCGAAGAAACTTATTCAATGGTCACCGCGAACCGCTTTTGGTCCCAAATCTTTGGGGTTGCTTTTTCCAATAAACGTTGGTTACATTTCTTTATGTAATTTGTACCTGTAATCGGTTTATAGATGAGTGCTCTTGGAGTAGTTGGTCTGGCCCTGAACCTCCGCGCCTATGACTTCGTTTCTCAGGAAATTCGCAGCGGCAGAAAATCCTGAATTTGAGACTTTCTACACCAAAAATATTCTCTTAAACAAAGGTATTCGTGCTTGGATGACTGCTCAAGATCAGCCTCATGAAAACCTTATCTTCCCTGAGGAGGTTCTACCCCGTGGAAACGCTCTTTAATGGAACTTTAGCTTTATCTTGTCGTGACCAAGAAACCACCGATTTTTGCTTGGTGGGCCGGGAATGCCCGGCTTATCAATTTATCTGGTAAACTACTAGGGGCTCATGTAGCCCATGCCGGATTAATCATATTCTGGGCCGGAGGAATGAACCTATTTGAAGTGGCTCATTTCGTACCAGAAAAGCCTATGTATGAACAAGGATTAATTTTACTTCCTCACCTAGCTACTCTAGGTTGGGGAGTAGGTCCTGGTGGGGAAGTTATAGACACTTTTCCATATTTTGTATCTGGAGTACTTCATTTAATTTCCTTTGCAGTATTGGGCTTTGGTGGTATTTATCATGCACTTCTAGGTACTGAGACGCTTGAAGAATCTTTTCCATTCTTCGGTTATTTATGGAAAGATAGAAATAAAATGACCACAATTTTAGGTATTAACTAATTTTGTTAGGTATAGGTGCTTTTCTTCTAGTATTCAAGGCTCTTTATTTTGGTGGTGTATATGATACCTGGGCTCCGGGAGGGGGAGATGTAAGAAAAATTACCAACTTAACCCTTAACCCAAGTATTATATTTGGTTATTTACTAAAATCGCCCTTTGGAGGGGAAGGATGGATTGTTAGTGTAGACGATTTGGAAGATATAATCGGAGGACATGTATGGTTAGGTTCCATTTGTATACTTGGTGGAATATGGCATATCTTAACCAAACCTTTCGCATGGGCTCGACGCGCACTTGTATGGTCTGGAGAAGCTTACTTATCTTATAGTTTAGCGGCTTTATCCGTTTTTGGTTTCATTGCTTGTTGTTTTGTCTGGTTCAATAATACCGCCTATCCTAGCGAGTTTTACGGACCCACTGGACCAGAAGCTTCCCAAGCTCAAGCATTTACTTTTCTAGTTAGAGACCAACGTTTGGGGGCTAACGTGGGCTCCGCTCAAGGACCTACTAGTTTAGGTAAATATTTAATGCGTTCTCCCACCGGAGAAGTCATTTTTGGAGGAGAAACTATGCGTTTTTGGGATCTACGTGCCCCTTGGTTAGAACCTCTAAGGGGTCCAAATGGGTTGGACTTGAGTAGGCTGAAAAAAGACATACAACCTTGGCAAGAACGGCGCTCTGCAGAATATATGACTCATGCCCCTTTAGGTTCCTTAAATTTCGTGGGGGCGTTGCAGGTGAAAAAACTCGAACAACTTTGAGAGTTGGAATGGCGGTTTTGTATTCGGGACTTGAGCATGGTCCAGTTATTTCCCAtggtgttttaatgtattttcttaGGGTTTTAAATAGTGATTTCATTAGTTGATGGAATCGCGTGAACAATATTTGAGATTGGTTATTCATTAAAGAATGTGAATGAAGTTTTCAACTCCGTTATTAACGGATATTTACCGGGCTAGAAGGATAGTGTCCCTAGGAGACAATACTTACCATTGCATGTATAGCAATGCTACATGTTTAAAATGTAGATGTCCCAAATATTGTTACAAAAAggtttaaatttaaattaaatttaaattttgacAAAGTCATTTTGTTATCTACGCATTATTCATTTCGAGAAATCATTTCCAGAAAGACAAGATTTTTTACTAAAtaatacataaataaaatatttcatttttttattgGCAGGAATCATATAAATAGGGCTCATTTCATTTATGAAGAATAGTTAAATAGGAATCATAGAGTTCATGGAGTGTCATCCAAGAGTttcaatatttttgaaaaaagaaataaaaaatttTGTTAATAGCTTTGTCAACCCTAATAACATTTATATTTATTTGTACCTCATATGTATTTTAggtattttaaatattattttgctttttgtcttggtaaaattttgtatttttattatttaactattctctcaaatacataaaaaaattaaGTAATATTTAGATAAATAGATTGAAAAAATGGCTTTATTAAAAAGACATAAAGAATGGAAAAAAAGATATAAAATATTGTTTTCCAtaataatttgcaaaaatacaaacctttagattattttaaaaaaatcaaaatagtGTTATGACTTGGCAAACTTATTTGCAactttaaaatttaataattacgATCCATTTTTTATTACTTAAGAACAAGTTTTTAATCAAGTGCAACAAAAAgtaatttcaattatttttcataaaaataaaaaaaggtTACATTTATTACTTTTAATGGTTACAAATATTTTCCATAAGATATTAATATCATAAAAAAACttagaatttttataaatttcttTTATCTTTTAATCAAATATGTTTAAAAATTGTCCATCCATATAATTCCATATTATTGAATAGATGCATACAAGACTATAAAGATAAGTTATTGACGTTGTATCACTATTAGTTTCATAAAAAGAATACTATAACATTTTTTTAAGtcatcaattagaatatatcataaaaattataaataataacaATTGAGATGATATTAAAAAAGTAGTAAATATGTTAAataagaaaaattgaaattattatttaggaatttataaaaatCAGTAAAATGTACGGGAGTTTCAATTTTGTAACCGTAACCAATACATAATTAACTATATGTCATTCATTTACTCAACTTTTGTCCGTAAACGGAATACATTACCTCAGTTTTAGTCTGTAAACAAGAATACATGTGAGCGTTGGGCATTGAAGAAGGTGAGTTGGAGGTTAGAGATAAGTTCATACATTTGTCGGTTTCAGACGTGGAATTGTCATACGTGTCACCTTTTTAATTCTTAGCATACTGCCACGCACCTAGTTAGCTGACATACAACAACTTGCATTCATCTAAAATCGATGTTTCAACTCTTTAGAGTGGCAAGCACTACCTGCAGTGAGTACCCAGAGTTAATTAAAAGAGGCATTCATATGTAACTATGGTTCATTCAATCAATCCCCTGGCATCCCCATCAAGGTATGTACGATCACTTTTGTTACTCTATCGATTTGTATATCGATTCATTTATTACTTCATAAATTTTATCATTGGGTGTTCCACGTTGCTCATTGTAAGAATAGGTTCTTAGTATTGTCAATAAAGTCGACAGATTCAATAAGTACATCCATCATTTTTCCCTTTTTCATCATTGAATTTAGAAATCATtcatttattaatattaattaataatagaaattaataaaattctatatatatatagatatatagaaATAATACGGAAGGTAGGATTCTTTCGGGGAGTGGTGCgtcagaaaagaaaaaaaggggGGGCTTCCACTAcggaaattaaaaaaaaaaaagagaagtaGGATCAAGAAGTTCTCGAAAAAATTTTCTATTCCTATAAGAAGTTCGTTCGGGGACAAGTAGAATCTATTCATCACATTTTTCGATTCAATTTCTTGAATCTATATCTATGTCTAATTGATAGGTGTACATGTATCAATCaaacaaatttatttttgatCGGTTTTGAAACAATTCATTGCTAGATAAATCAAATTCTATTATTATTCAAGAATAAGCCACTAGCCACTATGAAGGTACTGTCTGGACTtatgtatatatacttaaatatataatatatgcACATGGATCCGTTTTATCCATATCCATAGAGTTACTAATTCAGGAATTGAATCAAAAGGGCCCTTTTAACTCAGCGGTAGAGTAACGCCATGGTAAGGCGTAAGTCATCGGTTCAAATCCGATAAGGGGCTTTGGCTTTTTCATAAAACTACAGCCGTAGTATTCATATTTGAAACAAGAATTGAGAGATTTTAAATAGAACAAACAAAATAAAAAGTAAACCGCGGTATAATAAAAAAATAGGTTATCATCCTACTAAATTAGAATTTATTAGAGTATAGGAGTTTAGTGAATAGGTAGAAAGTTGAACATATAGGAGTTTCTTTTTTCAGTAAATTCTAATTCAGTAGGATGATAAGTCGTCAGGATGATAAGTCGTCTCTGGAATTACCAAACTTTCCTTTTTCCGTTTTGCTAATCAAATGCATTGTAAAGATTacaaatcaacaaaataaaaattaagtgGACCTGACCCATTGAATCATGACTAGATCCGCTattctgatattaaaatttcgATAGAGACAAAATTGGAACAAGTTAACcccttttttattttattttggcTCCGCAAGAATTTGTCGATATTTCCAATTCAATCTTAGTGTTCCTAGATATTCCATAGGAAAAAATAGTTATTTCGTTCCTCCACAGATAAACTTTTATTCCAAGTCACAACATAAGAGCCCTTCTTTGATTACAGACTTTTATCTTTATCAAGGTTCATTTCTATCTAGATAAGATTTATAATAAGATTTATTTATTTAGATGTATATCTATCAAATCGCAGCTTAATGTACCAAACATTTATACTGTATCCGATATTTTTGTCCCGACCGCGTCGTGTAGAATTGATACGGGAAAAATACTTTCATTTCCAGTATCCTTctttttttctttaaatttaaTACAATATGAAAAAAAGAAGGAATAATCAAAAAAAGTTCGTGTATTTACCTAGGTGAATTTATGGGACAATAAAAAATTTTATCTTCGAAACCCCATTGAAAGGGGGAGTTTACGATAAATCAAATCATACAGAAATGATCGAATCGGTGGACACCCCAAAAATGCTATGAGGTGTTCGGAAATGGTCGAAGTAGTTGAATAGGAGGATTACTATGACTATAGCCCTTGGGAAATTTACCAAAGACGAAAAAGATTTATTTGATGTTATGGATGACTGGTTACGGAGGGACCGTTTCGTTTTTGTAGGATGGTCCGGTCTATTGCTCTTTCCTTGTGCCTATTTCGCTTTAGGAGGCTGGTTCACAGGTACAACCTTTGTAACTTCATGGTATACCCATGGATTGGCCAGTTCCTATTTGGAAGGCTGCAATTTCTTAACTGCCGCAGTTTCTACTCCTGCTAATAGTTTAGCACATTCTTTGTTGTTACTATGGGGTCCTGAAGCACAAGGGGATTTTACTCGTTGGTGTCAATTAGGTGGTCTGTGGACTTTTGTTGCCCTCCACGGTGCTTTCGGACTAATAGGCTTCATGTTACGTCAATTCGAACTTGCTCGATCTGTTCAATTGCGACCTTATAATGCAATCGCGTTCTCTGGTCCAATTGCTGTTTTTGTTTCGGTATTCCTGATTTATCCACTAGGGCAATCTGGTTGGTTCTTTGCGCCTAGTTTTGGTGTAGCAGCTATATTTCGATTCATCCTCTTTTTTCAAGGATTTCATAATTGGACCTTAAACCCATTTCATATGATGGGAGTTGCGGGGGTATTGGGCGCTGCTTTGCTATGCGCTATTCATGGTGCTACTGTAGAAAATACTTTATTTGAAGATGGTGATGGTGCAAATACATTCCGTGCTTTTAACCCGACTCAAGCCGAAGAAACTTATTCAATGGTCACCGCGAACCGCTTTTGGTCCCAAATCTTTGGGGTTGCTTTTTCCAATAAACGTTGGTTACATTTCTTTATGTTATTTGTACCAGTAACCGGTTTATGGATGAGTGCTCTTGGAGTAGTTGGTCTGGCCCTGAACCTCCGCGCCTATGACTTCGTTTCTCAGGAAATTCGCGCGGCAGAAGATCCTGAATTTGAGACTTTCTACACCAAAAATATTCTCTTAAACGAAGGTATTCGTGCTTGGATGGCGGCTCAAGATCAGCCTCATGAAAACCTTATATTCCCTGAGGAGGTTCTACCCCGTGGAAACGCTCTTTAATGGAACTTTAGCTTTATCTGGTCGTGACCAAGAAACCACCGGTTTCGCTTGGTGGGCCGGGAATGCCCGGCTTATCAATTTATCTGGTAAACTACTAGGGGCTCATGTAGCCCATGCCGGATTAATCGTATTCTGGGCCGGAGGAATGAACCTATTTGAAGTGGCTCATTTCGTACCAGAAAAGCCTATGTATGAACAAGGATTAATTTTACTTCCTCACCTAGCTACTCTAGGTTGGGGAGTAGGTCCTGGTGGGGAAGTTATAGACACTTTTCCATATTTTGTATCTGGAGTACTTCATTTAATTTCCTCTGCAGTATTGGGCTTTGGTGGTATTTATCATGCACTTCTAGGACCTGAGACGCTTGAAGAATCTTTTCCATTCTTCGGTTATGTATGGAAAGATAGAAATAAAATGACCACAATTTTAGGTATTCACTTAATCTTGTTAGGTATAGGTGCTTTTCTTCTAGTATTCAAGGCTCTTTATTTTGGTGGTGTCTATGATACCTGGGCTCCGGGAGGGGGAGATGTAAGAAAAATTACCAACTTGACCCTTAACCCAAGTATTATATTTGGTTATTTACTAAAATCGCCCTTTGGAGGGGAAGGATGGATTGTTAGTGTAGACGATTTGGAAGATATAATCGGAGGACATGTATGGTTAGGTTCCATTTGTATACTTGGTGGAATCTGGCATATCTTAACCAAACCTTTCGCATGGGCTCGACGCGCACTTGTATGGTCTGGAGAAGCTTACTTATCTTATAGTTTAGCGGCTTTATCCGTTTTTGGTTTCATTGCTTGTTGTTTTGTCTGGTTCAATAATACCGCCTATCCTAGCGAGTTTTACGGACCCACTGGACCAGAAGCTTCCCAAGCTCAAGCATTTACTTTTCTAGTTAGAGACCAACGTTTGGGGGTTAACGTGGGGTCCGCTCAAGGACCTACTAGTTTAGGTAAATATTTAATACGTTCTCCCACCGGAGAAGTCATTTTTGGAGGAGAAACTATGCGTTTTTGGGATCTACGTGCCCCTTGGTTAGAACCTCTAAGGGGTCCAAATGGGTTGGACTTAAGTAGGCTGAAAAAAGACACACAACCTTGGCAAGAAAGGCGCTCTGCAGAATATATGACTCATGCCCCTTTAGGTTCCTTAAATTTCGTGGGGGCGTTGTAGGTGAAAAAACTCGAACAACTTTGAGAGTTGGAATGGCGGTTTTGTATTCGGGACTTGAGCATGGTCCAGTTATTTCCCAtggtgttttaatgtattttcttaGGGTTTTAAATAGTGATTTCATTGTTGATGGAATCGCCTGAACAATATTTGAGATTTGTTAATCATTAAAGAATGTGAATGAAGTTTTCAACTCCGTTATTAACGGATATTTACCGGGCTAGAAGGATAGTGTCCCTAGGAGACAATACTTACCATTGCATGTATAGCAATGCTACATGTTTAAAATGTAGATGTCCCAAATATTGTTACAAAAatgtttaaatttaaattaaatttaaattttgacAAAGTCATTTTGTTATCTAGTACTATTCATTTCGAGAAATCATTTCCAGAAAGACAAGATTTTTTACTAAAtaatacataaataaaatatttcatttttttattgGCAGGAATCATATAAATAGGGCTCATTTCATTTATGAAGAATAGTTAAATAGGAATCATAGAGTTCATGGAGTGTCATCCAAGAGTTTCAATATTTatgaaaaaagaaataaaaaatttTGTTAATAGCTTTGTCAACCCTAATAACATTTATATTTATTTGTACCTCATATATATTTTAggtattttaaatattattttgctttttgtcttggtaaaattttgtatttttattatttaactattctctcaaatacataaaaaaattaaGTAATATTTAGATAAATAGATTGAAAAAATGGCTTTATTAAAAAGACATAAAGAATGGAAAAAAAAGATATAAAATATTGTTTTCCAtaataatttgcaaaaatacaaacctttaatttattttaaaaaaattaaaatagtgTTATGACTTGGCAAACTTATTTGCAactttaaaatttaataattacgATCCATTTTTTATTACTTAAGAACAAGTTTTTAATCAAGTGcaacaaaaattaatttcaattatttttcataaaaataaaaaaaggtTACATTTATTACTTTTAATGGTTACAAATATTTTCCATAAGATATTAATATCATAAAAAAACttagaatttttataaatttctttttatcTTTTAATCAAATATGTTTAAAAATTGCCCATCCATATAATCCATATTATTGAATAGATGCATACAAGACTATAAAGATAAGTTATTGACGTTGTATCACTATTAGTTTCATAAAAAGAATACTATAACATTTTTTTAAGtcatcaattagaatatatcataaaaattgtaaataataataattgagATGATATTAAAAAAGTAGTAAATATGTTAAataagaaaaattgaaattattatttaggaatttataaaaatCAGTAAAATGTACTGGAGTTTCAATTTTGTAACCGTAACCAATACATAATTAACTATATGTCATTCATTTACTCAACTTTTGTCTGTAAACGAATGCATTTACTCAGTTTTATCTGTAAACAGGATATATGTGAGcattgggcattgaagaagtgaGTTGGAGGTTAGAGATAAGTTCATACATTTGTCTGTTTCAGACGTGGAATGTGTCAATACGTGTCACTGTTTAATTCTTAGCATACTGCCACGCACCTAGTTAGCTGACATACACAACTTGCATTTCATCTAAAATCGATGTTTTCAACTCTTTAGAGTGGCACGACTACTGCAGTTAGTACCCAGAGTTAATTAAAGAGGCATTCACATTTAACTATGGTTCATTCAATCAATCCCCTGGCATCCCCATCAAGGTATTACTATCACTTTTGTTACTCTATCGATTTGTATATCGATTCATTTATTACTCATAAATTTTATCTTGGTGTTCCACCGTTGCTCATTGTAAGAATAGGTACTTAGTATTGTCAATAAAGTCGACAGATTCAATAAGTACATCCATCATTTTTCCCTTTTTCATCATTGAATTTAGaaattattcatttattaatattaattaataatagaaattaataaaattctatatatatatagatatatagaaATAATACGGAAGGTAGGATTCTTTCGGGGAGTGGTGCGTCAGAAAAAAAAAGGGGGGGGCTTCCACTACGGAAATtaagaaacaaaaaaaagagaAGTAGGATCAAGAAGTTCTCGAAAAAAATTTCTATTACTATAAGAAGTTCGTTCGGGGACAAGTAGAATCAATTCATCAAATTTTTCGATTCAATTTCTTGAATCTATATCTATGTCTAATTGATAGGTGTACATGTATCAATCaaacaaatttatttttgatCGGTTTTGAAACAATTCATTGCTAGATAaatcaaattatattattattcaaGAATAAGCCACTAGCCACTATGAAGGTACTGTCTGGACTtatgtatatatacttaaatatataatatatgcACATGGATCCAGTTTTATCCATATCCATAGAGTTACTAATTCAGGAATTGAATCAAAAGGGCCCTTTTAACTCAGCGGTAGAGTAACGCCATGGTAAGGCGTAAGTCATCGGTTCAAATCCGATAAGGGGCTTTGGCTTTTTCATAAAACTACAGCCGTAGTATTCATATTTGAAACAAGAATTGAGAGATTTTAAATAGAACAAACAAAATAAAAAGTAACCCGCGGTATAATAAAAAAATAGTTTATCATCCTACTAAATTAGAATTTATTAGAGTATAGGAGTTTAGTGAATAGGTAGAAAGTTGAACATATAGGAGTTTCTTTTTTCAGTAAATTCTAATCCAGTAGGATGATAAGTCGTCAGAATGATAAGTCGTCTCTGGAATTACCAAACTTTCCTTTTTCCGTTTTGCTAATCAAATGCATTGTAAAGATTacaaa
Proteins encoded in this window:
- the LOC141701810 gene encoding photosystem II CP43 reaction center protein-like, whose product is MTIALGKFTKDEKDLFDVMDDWLRRDRFVFVGWSGLLLFPCAYFALGGWFTGTTFVTSWYTHGLASSYLEGCNFLTAAVSTPANSLAHSLLLLWGPEAQGDFTRWCQLGGLWTFVALHGAFGLIGFMLRQFELARSVQLRPYNAIAFSGPIAVFVSVFLIYPLGQSGWFFAPSFGVAAIFRFILFFQGFHNWTLNPFHMMGVAGVLGAALLCAIHGATVENTLFEDGDGANTFRAFNPTQAEETYSMVTANRFWSQIFGVAFSNKRWLHFFMLFVPVTGLWMSALGVVGLALNLRAYDFVSQEIRAAEDPEFETFYTKNILLNEGIRAWMAAQDQPHENLIFPEEVLPQTTGFAWWAGNARLINLSGKLLGAHVAHAGLIVFWAGGMNLFEVAHFVPEKPMYEQGLILLPHLATLGWGVGPGGEVIDTFPYFVSGVLHLISSAVLGFGGIYHALLGPETLEESFPFFGYVWKDRNKMTTILGIHLILLGIGAFLLVFKALYFGGVYDTWAPGGGDVRKITNLTLNPSIIFGYLLKSPFGGEGWIVSVDDLEDIIGGHVWLGSICILGGIWHILTKPFAWARRALVWSGEAYLSYSLAALSVFGFIACCFVWFNNTAYPSEFYGPTGPEASQAQAFTFLVRDQRLGVNVGSAQGPTSLGKYLIRSPTGEVIFGGETMRFWDLRAPWLEPLRGPNGLDLSRLKKDTQPWQERRSAEYMTHAPLGSLNFVGAL